In Cherax quadricarinatus isolate ZL_2023a chromosome 98, ASM3850222v1, whole genome shotgun sequence, the genomic stretch atattacgctggaggatggaactatcgtgttatgactttgatattctgtaccgaccgggtcaagagaacatctcacctgatgcattctctaggtcccactgtggagcagcatgtcatgatttgcaatcactctcagctctccacaaggctttgtgtcacccaggagttacacgcctgtaccattttgtcaaatcaaagaacatgccctactcagtggaagatgtgcgacaagtgatcagagcatgcagagtatgtgcagagtgcaagccaaactttcatcagtcAGAGAAGattcatctcataaaatccacccagcctttcgaaagattgaatatagatttcaaaggacctctaccaagcacaaatcagaataggtatttccttaacatagtagatgaatattcaaggtttccctttgtattcccctgtgcaaatatggctgcttcaactgttattagttgtctttcacagttgttctctatttttggtatgccagcttatatccattcagacaggggatcctcgttcatgagtaacgaacttcaggagtttttggctagcaaaggtattgcctgcagcagaacaacaagctacaaccctcaaggcaatggtcaagtggagcggttcaatggtactatatggaaggcagttacaatgacattaaagtcgcgcaatctacctgttcaacactggcaaactgtcctacctgatgctcttcactctattagatcactgctgtgcacagctactaatgcaacccctcatgaaagactcctcaactattcacgtcgttcctctacgggagcctccgtgcccacttggttatgtcatcctggacccgttctcctgaagagtcaccgtaggatgaacaagacggatcctttagtggaagaggtagagctcctgcaagctaatccacattacgcccacattcgctaccaaaatggtgaagagactacagtatctacaagacatttagccccagttgaaatccctattagtgtggaatctcaagatacaccaatagatgtgaaagatgcttcgttttctcctggaaagccccttgagactacccctatggaaatagaggattctgctccagcagttaatcaaaccccgctggaaaatatcgaacctggtgaagaggctcaagggctacgaaggtcgggacgtgtacgtcgcccacctaacagtttgggagattactgtctctgatattttagaagggggagattgtagtgatactggtcctgtggggagcagcagcaggataatactgcaccacctctaggggcccttaacaacaacaacagtttggtgtgtgtcatgggcaccaacacatggtgtgtgattctctcctactttatccatttatcagcgatgcagattacatggtgagtttaaatatgtggcctgtagttataacttttctcttgacatatgcaagacatcaccatccctgtagaagccattattagatgtactagtcattatattttgttgttgcagaagtactatgaagattctatgttcaataaagcctagagataaggcctgtgtttctatcacaacactgggataacccaaaaatgtcagacaaagtgatttatttccattggggtccttagcctggccagtaggcctgctgcagtgctcttccgTTTTTATATTCTTACGTTTATTTACAGTAGAACCTGCGTATGCAGAGATTCGGTTTCTACAGTTTACCGTGGCCTGAAAATATCCTTAATTTagcttaataatgttggtaagacatgacagtagtgatggtggcagttgttcagagactaagacatgacagtagtgatggtggcagttgttcagagactaagacatgacagtagtgatggtggcagttgttcagagactaagacatgacagtagtgatggtggcagttgttcagagactaagacatgacagtagtgatggtggcagttgttcagagactaagacatgacagtagtgatggtggcagttgttcagaGACTAAGAcacgacagtagtgatggtggcagttgttcagagactaagacatgacagtagtgatggtggcagttgttcagagactaagacatgacagtagtgatggtggcagttgttcagagactaagacatgacagtagtgatggtggcagttgttcagagactaagacatgacagtagtgatggtggcagttgttcagaGTCTAAGACAAGCCATCAAGTGCTTCTCATTAgtaaaaaagtgataattctccacttactgtgtgtaatttatcaattaaacatCATCATAGGTATGTAAGCAAAAAAATgacttatacagtggacctccactttacgatcacctcccaatgcgaccaattatgtaagtgtatttatgtaagtgcgtttgtacgtgtatgtttgggggtctgaaattgactaatctaattcacaatattccttatgggaacaaattcggtcagtactggcacctgaacatacttctggaatgaaataatatcgtaaaccgggggtccactgtatacatatggTTGGGTATTATCTGTGGTTTTGGGCATCCATGGTAGGTCTTGGAACATATCCCTCATGGATATAGGGAGATTACTGTAGTCTTATCATTACAGGCCTATCAGAATGTGGGAGCCAAGATACAAGAGGACCTATCAGAAGCACCGGTGATCATAGGGGTGAAGCAGGTGCCCATTGATCAGCTTATACCCAACAGAACGTACTGTTTCTTCTCTCACACTATTAAAGCCCAGGAAGCCAACATGCCGCTCCTTGATGCTATTTTAGAGAAGGTAAGATCAGATAATATTTGTTAGCATTTTTtacctggggagggttagccacccaggataacctggggtggggagggttagccacccaggataacctggggtggggagggttagccacccaggataacctggggtgtggagggttagccacccgggataacctggggtggggagggttagcaacccaggataacctggggtggggaagattagcaacccaggataacctggggtggggagggttagcaacccaggataacctggggtggggagggttagccacccaggataacctggggtggggagggttagccacccaggataacctggggtggggagggttagcaacccaggataacttggggtggggagggttagcctcccaggataacctagggtaaggagtgttagtcacccagaataacccagggtagggaatgttagccacccagaataacccagggtagggagagttagccacccaagataacccagggtagggagagttagccacccaggataacccagggtagggagagttagccacccagcataacccaagaaagtcggtgggtcttcgaggactgtctgtcttatgtATTTCCATTGTAGTCGTTCAGTCAtgtaccccaggatgccacccacactggtcacttactgctaagtgaacaagtgacagcaggtgtattaaagaaacacgtcttaatgtttccacccataccaggcATCAACCCCCTGAcctgagtgtgtgagctgagaaaTTAACATAGTATTTTGTGTTTTCAGAACATCCGGCTGCTGGACTACGAGCGTATGTGTGACAGGCAAGGGCAGCGTGTGGTGGCGTTCGGCAAGTATGCTGGAGTTGCTGGCATGATCAACATTCTTAATGGACTTGGTCTTCGTCTCCTAgcacttgggcatcacacacccttcatggtatgttaCTAGTacttgggcatcacacacccttcatggtatgttaCTAGTacttgggcatcacacacccttcatggtatgttaCTAGTacttgggcatcacacacccttcatggtatgtcATTACATTACTCCATGAtggacaatacagtggacccccgcataacgatcacctccgaatgcgaccaattatgtaagtgtatttatgtaagtgcgtttgtacgtgtatgtttgggggtctgaaatggactaatctaattcacaatattccttatgggaacaaattcggtcagtactggcacctgaacatacttctggagagaaaaaatatcgttaaccgggagtccactgtactgtactggcagTACTGTACTGACAGTATGTTCTATCAGTTTTATTATCAGTAattgttatatataataattagtATAATCAGTAAATATTAAATCATTTGATTCCTGCAGCACATTGGACCCGCTCATAACTACCGAAACACGGAGATGGCAAGACAGTCGATTCGTGACACTGGCTATGAAATTTCACTGGGCATGATGCCCAAATCCATCGGTCCTCTGACgttcatcttcactggcactggGAACGTGTCACAGGGGGCCCAGGAGATAGTTCAGGAGCTGCCCTATGAGTATGTCTCTGTGAAGGCATTGAAGAAAGTCGCTGAACATGGAGGTAAGTCATTAGATGAATCTGAAACTCCTGAACGAAAGGACCGGATAGGGATTCAAACTGCTGTACATGGGGTGAGTAATGATGAGTGACCTAACTGGTCACAGACTGTACCATGATTACTGGAGGAAGGTTCAAACCTACACCACTAACTGGGCACAGACAAAGTTCAATATTTATTTCAGCttaatacaatgtttgtacaaagatggttgacatgatacaatgtacagagatggttgacattatacaatgtttgtacagagatggttgacatgatacaatgtttgtacagagatggttgacatgatgcaatgtttgtacagtgatggttgacatgatgcaatgtttgtacagtgatggttgacatgatgcaatgtttgtacagtgatggttgacatgatgcaatgtttgtacagtgatggttgacatgatgcaatgtttgtacagtgatggaTAACATTTAGGTGTGCAGGCAGGAAGCCCatagttatacagagcatttttaGTTCAACTTACAATATATTGACTTTACGATGATTCGACTTACGATAGTTCTACTTTACGATGGTTCGACTTACGATAGTTCTACTTTACGATGGTTCGACTTACGATAGTTCTACTTTACGATGGTTCGACTTACGATAGTTCGACTTTACGATGGTTCGACTTACGATAGTTTTACTTTACGATGGTTCGACTTATGATAGTTCTGCTTTACGATGGTTCGACTTACGATAGTTCTACTTTACGATGGTTCGAGTTACGATAGTACTACTTTACGATGGTTCGACTTACGGTAGTTCTACTTTATGATGGTTCGACTTACGATAGTTCTACTTTACGATGGTGCAGcagcaattactttggagatgaaacttaatTATCCAACATGAATGCAACAAATCCATAACTTGTATTCTTTCGtttactaggaatttttattgacctaagaaaagcttttgacacagtagaccacggcatcctactccacaaacttgaccattatggtataagaggccatgcgcttgcatatttcaaatcttaccttactaataggtatcagtatgtcaccattaaagacacagcatcaacaacacagccacttgatactggagttccgcagggaagtgtccttggtcccctgctcttcctcatatacatcaatgatcttccaaacgtatctcgacacctgaaccccattctctttgctgacgacacgacttatgtcatctctcaccctaatcttgccaccctcaacaccattgttaatgaggagctgatcaaaatatcgacttggatgacagccaataaacttacgcttaacgttgacaaaacctactacattatgtttggtagcagagcaggagatgcgcaaattaacattaagatcgacaacactctaattaccaggcataatgagggcaaattcctaggcctatacctcgacaacaacctgaacttcagcacccatatccaacacataaccaaaaaagtatccaaaacggttgggatcctctccaagatacgatactacgtgccgcaaactgcccttctcacactataccattcacttatatatccatacctcacctatgctatctgtgcttggggttcaactgcagcaacacacctaaagccaataataacccaacaaaaagccgcagtaagaataatcactagatcccatccctggcaacacccctcccccactcttcatagatctaaacttactccctgttcagtacatccacacttactactgtgcaatctacatctacaggaccttaaattccaatattaaccttgacctaaaatgctttcttgatagttgtgacagaacccacaggcacaacaccagacacaaacatctctacgacattccccgtgtccgactaaacctttacaaaaattcaatgtatgtcaaaggccctaaaatctggaacaccctacctggaaattccaaaactgcagacacattcatcactttcaaaactaccatcagaaaacatcttatctccctgatacaccctgtcaactaataatacgaataccacctggtggttcacacttacactcactcacccatttgaccataaacagaaatatcaatctcaatctcaaaataatgaatcttaactagtcataagttggcctgtgatactccaatactgaaactacgtatagtgccaaaacaaaagcattcacattgctaaactcacaactagtatttagtcacttagccataataccaacttacctcataattctgtaacattttaaacctaagatttaatataagtctgcccgaaatgcctagccatgctaggcgttctagtggtaaactctgtaattattattttactacatgtaaaccacacaataaccaaattctgtaaactcagcattgtaatccttatagagaataaagtttgaattgaatttgaatttgaatttcaatactggtatttagttacagtaattatttatttatttacttattcagtgacattagttattaatttatttatttagcatattTATTTagcataaatgttactttgctcacactccaacagcacttgacgtgctgttggagtgtgagcaaagtaacatttatgaagggattcagggaaaccggcaggccggacttgagtcctggagatgggaagtacagtgcctgcactctgaaggagggatgttaatgttgcagtttaaaaactgtagtgtaaagcacccttctggcaagacagtgatggagtgaatgatggtgaaagtttttctttttcgggccaccctgccttggtgggaatcggccagtgtgataataaaaataaaaaaatatgtatttatatTCTATTAAGATATTTTCAACTTACGATGAATTCACTGGAATGTAACCCCATTGTAAGTCGaggagcaccttcctgtgcctttaacCCTTACAGTCCAAACATATACaactaccatccgacttacgacctgctcgacttacgaccactcgacttacgaccgtgttttttatgccaaatttctgggaaataaaccagtatttgtgttgtacacagtgtttatgctaaaccttacagtataaaacacagtactaacaacataaaaagtaaagtaaaacatgaaataccaaaataaaacaataaaataaagtcattacaaaaatgtgttgttgatattcagtagtaaagttcgacttacgaccggtttctcggaaccgaactctgtcgtaagtcggatggtaggtgtacataagttttttcaacatctgaaagtatgtaaaaaaatgtagatcttttttgttttacatttgaaaatgtgtaaaaaaaacttttatatactttttttttgttatatttgaaaatatgtaaaaaaaagtagttctgcttttgtagctacgaatttgaacgtcgatcttcgttcacatgtgtagagctacaaaagtagatctacgttttttttacatattttcaaatataactaaaaaaagtatatcaaagttttttttacacattttcaaatgtaaaaaaaaaatctactttttttacatactttcaaatgttgaaaaaacatatatatacgtttggaccgtttacgggttaaggttTAACAGTGACATATTTACTGTTGCTGTAATTCTAAATGCTTGATCATGTTGGTGCTTGAAAATAAAGAATGGATCAGTGTTTTGCTTGAAAGAATTGTTTaacatcattaataataataataataataataataataataataataatacagtggaccctcgactaacgatattatttcatttcatacatctgttcgggtgccgttaccgaccgaatttgttcccataaggaatattgtgaaatagattagtccgtttcagacccccaaaaattcacgtacaaaagcacttacaaaaatacacttacataactggtcgagttgggagctgatcgttagtcgagggtccactgtgatCTTTATTTCTGCATGTACATGTACAGTAAATCCTTAACTTACAAACATGTCAAGAATCttttgtattgtgtataatataatAGAGGAAGTCTTCAACTTGAGAACATGTTGGTAACttacgactctctgaccgcgggttctatccccatccatgatatggtttgtttgcaatcgtgtcattacgattttgtgagtcttgtattgtgtataataatgatatacacaGTATGGAAAATTTTCAACATGTTTGTAAGTCAGGGATTAACTATatgaggtatacagaccatagctgacatcagtgacatactatatagaaagtcccttgttatgcaaagcatttcccaaaacttaggttaattttgtccccgggatatgacccacaccagttggtgAAGGCTCAAACCTCCATCACTAACTGGTCACAGACCCTGCCATGTTTATTTCCCCTGGGTGACTTAGTTATTTTCTTTCTGTGAGCAGCGACCAACAAGATTTATTGTTGTGAGGTGAGCCGTCGTGACCACTTGGTTCGTAAAGACAGTGGACAGTACGATGCTGTTGAATACGAAGAACATCCTGAGAGATATATCTCTGTCTTTGCTCATAAGGTCAGTATTTATTGCTCACAAGGTCAGTATTTattgctcacaaggtcattgttctgCTTACAAGGTCATTATCCTACTTATATGGTCATTGTCCTGCTTACAAGGTTATCCTGCTCACATGTTCATTgccctgctcacaaggtcattgtcctgctcacaaggtcattgtcctgcttacaaggtcattgtcctgctcacaaggtcattgtcctgctcacaaggtcattgtcctgctcacaaggtcattgtcctgctcacaaggtcattgtcctgctcacaaggtcattgtcctgctcacaaggtcattgtcctgcttacaaggtcattgtcctgctcacaaggtcattgtcctgcttacaaggtcattgtcctgctcacaaggtcattgtcctggagtttacctggagagagttccgggggtcaacgcccccgcggcccggtctgtgaccaggcctcctgctcaCCAAATTAATTTCTTATCATAACGTCATTTTTCTTAGTCATAAGAACAATTTTCATGACTGTATGATAANNNNNNNNNNNNNNNNNNNNNNNNNNNNNNNNNNNNNNNNNNNNNNNNNNNNNNNNNNNNNNNNNNNNNNNNNNNNNNNNNNNNNNNNNNNNNNNNNNNNTAATCTAAAAATATCCCTTTGTATTTAATatcttctatattttatatatgggATTATATTAtttgttttaatatatatatgagatTATATAGAATTCTCATGCATAGttcttttaaaaaaatatatatatataaggtcgaCAATATGGCAGAAATGAAGATGCGCTGATCATCTGCCTCTTGAACATTATTTTCACAATATTTCACTGCTATTCTAAATGTTTAGTACAATATTTATCTACTTTTTAGATGCGTGTGAGCTAAACATAACGTACCCGAACGATCCTTAAAGAAACTACTGTTAGATCAATTTCAAAAACCTCGGCACAATTCCATAATATTTAGCTCAAAACTCCAAAGAAACTCAACGTGAATAACGAAAACTATCGTACGAGCGAAACTCAAAGAGACTCGGGGGGTGAAAGTTTTCCCGCGCTTTTTCCCCGCGGCGCCGTAATGGGTAACTCAAAaagaattaagaaaaaaaaatacaccagAGAAACGAGCAATTGTGACCTTTAATTACCCCTAACACAGGTGCGATAGGTGAAGCAGCTTTCACCTGAGAATTTCTTGTCTTAGTCAAGGATTAACAATGTCAAGTATGAGCAGAATAACATTATTCTCTGGTATTATATTCCTTGTGTTTACTTCAGGATTTTTGATTATTTAAACTCAAGACAATAATTATGTACATTTATATTTGATCTGttatacaataataattattatcatttataattattattaccattattttttttattattaacacatcggccgacattaccttgtacctagttcagccatcaaaactttggagcccggtccctggacccattgtgtacctctgtcatctgtaaatacctttgtaacttgtcatgattgtgactagacctacctggagttcattacctttgtaaattgtgagttcattacctttgtaaattgtgaattcattacctctgtaacttgctcagctatcaaaactttgaggcccagtccctggacccattatgtacctctgtaatcttttgacctcctcccaccaaggcagggtggcccgaaaacgaaaaactttcattattgaCTCCATCACTGCCCGTCGGGTGCTTTATGCTACACTTATGAAACTGCAACGTTAAATTTAGTGTACAAACTTAAAATGTATTGTTGGTATGAGTGAAAATATAAACCAGGAATTGGAAAATGAACCATCACACCAGCGGGGGTAGGGTCCAATATGGCGGTGTGGTTGTGCACTAAGTGTTTATTTAACCGTCTACCAGGCTACAGTATGTTGGGTGACGTCTACCAGgctacagtagtgtgggtgacgtctaccaggctacagtagtgtgggtgacgtctaccaggctacagtactgtgggtgacgtctaccaggctacagtagtgtgggtgacgtCTACCAGGCTGCAGTAGTGTAGGTGACGTCTACCAGgctacagtagtgtgggtgacgtctaccaggctacagtagtgtgggtgacgtctaccaggctacagtagtgtaggtgacgtctaccaggctacagtagtgtgggtgacgtctaccagggtacagtagtgtgggtgacgtgtaccaggctacagtagtgtgggtgacgtctaccagggtacagtagtgtgggtgacgtgtaccaggctacagtagtgtgggagacgtctaccaggctacagtagtgtgggtgacgtgtaccaggctacagtagtgtgggtgacgtctaccagggtacagtagtgtgggtgacgtaccaggctacagtagtgtgggagacgtctaccaggctacagtagtgtgggtgacgtctaccaggctacagtagtgtgggtgacgtgtaccaggctacagtagtgtgggagacgtctaccaggctacagtagtgtgggtgacgtctaccaggctacagtagtgtgggtgacgtttaccaggctacagtagtgtgggtgacgtctaccaggctacagtagtgtgggtgacgtctaccaggctacagtagtgtgggtgacgtCTACCAGGCTACAGTATGTTGGGTGACGTCTACCAGgctacagtagtgtgggtgacgtctaccagggtacagtagtgtgggtgacgtCTACCAGGCTACAGTATGTTGGGTGACGTCTACCAGgctacagtagtgtgggtgacgtctaccaggctacagtagtgtgggtgacgtctaccagggtacagtagtgttggtgacgtctaccaggctacagtagtgtgggtgacgtctaccaggctacagtagtgtgggtgacgtctaccaggctacagtagtgtgggtgacgtctaccagggtacagtagtgtgggtgacgtctaccaggctacagtagtgtgggtgacgtctaccaggctacagcagtgtgggtgacgtctaccaggctacagtagtgtgggtgacgtctaccaggctacagtagtgtgggtgacgtctaccaggctacagtagtgtgggtgacgtctaccaggctacagtagtgtgggtgacgtctaccaggctacagtagtgtgggtgacgtctaccaggctacagtagtgtgggtgacgtctaccaggctacagtagtgtgggtgacgtctaccaggctacagtagtgtgggtgacgtctaccaggctacagtagtgtgggtgacgtctaccaggctacagtagtgtgggtgacgtctaccaggctacagtagtgtgggtgacgtCTACCAGGCTACCAGTGTGGGTGACGCTACCAgctacagtagtgtgggtgacgtctaccaggctacagtagtgtgggtgacgtgtaccaggctacagtagtgtgggtgacgtctaccaggctacagtagtgtgggtgacgtCTACGAGGCTGCAGGCGGGTGGGTGACGTCTACctacagtagtgtgggtgacgtctaccaggctacagtagtgtgggtgacgtctaccaggctacagtagtgtgggtgacgtCTTCCAGACTACAGTAGTGTGGGTAATGTCTACCAGActacagtagtgtgggtgacgtctaccaggctacagtagtgtgggtgacgtctaccaggctacagtagtgtgggtgacgtctaccaggctacagtagtgtgggtgacgtctaccaggctacagtagtgtgggtgacgtctaccaggctacagtagtgtgggtgacgtCTACAAGgctacagtagtgtgggtgacgtctaccaggctacagtagtgtgggtgacgtctaccaggctacagtagtgtgggtgactACCAGGCTACAGTAGTGTGGACGTGACGTCTACCAGgctacagtagtgtgggtgacgtctaccaggctacagtagtgtgggtgacgtctaccaggctacagtagtgtgggtgacgtctaccaggctacagtagtgtgggtgacgtctaccaggctacagtagtgtgggtgacgtctaccaggctacagtagtgtgggtgacgtctaccaggctacagtagtgtgggtgacgtctaccaggctacagtagtgtgggtgacgtctaccaggctacagtagtgtgggtgacgtctaccaggctacagtagtgtgggtgacgtctaccaggctacagtagtgtgggtgacgtctaccaggctacagtagtgtgggtgacgtctaccagtacagtagtgtgggtgacgtctaccaggctacagtagtgtgggtgacgtctaccaggctacagtagtgtgggtgacgtctaccaggctacagtagtgtgggtggcgtctaccaggctacagtagtgtgggtgacgtctaccaggctagctacagtagtgtgggtgacgtctaccaggctacagtagtgtgggtgacgtctaccaggctacagtagtgtgggtgacgtctaccagactacagtagtgtgggtgacgtCTACAAGgctacagtagtgtgggtgacgtCTACAAGGCTACAGTAGTGTGAGTGACGTCT encodes the following:
- the LOC128702539 gene encoding alpha-aminoadipic semialdehyde synthase, mitochondrial, which produces MLSAAPLLACCRPAPHCCQARRWISRNVRGRVLAIRREDQSVWERRAPLGPAQVKQLVKDGVTVIVQPSNRRAYPMQAYQNVGAKIQEDLSEAPVIIGVKQVPIDQLIPNRTYCFFSHTIKAQEANMPLLDAILEKNIRLLDYERMCDRQGQRVVAFGKYAGVAGMINILNGLGLRLLALGHHTPFMHIGPAHNYRNTEMARQSIRDTGYEISLGMMPKSIGPLTFIFTGTGNVSQGAQEIVQELPYEYVSVKALKKVAEHGATNKIYCCEVSRRDHLVRKDSGQYDAVEYEEHPERYISVFAHKVSIYCSQGQYLLLTRSLFCLQGHYPTYMVIVLLTRLSCSHVHCPAHKVIVLLTRSLSCLQGHCPAHKVIVLLTRSLSYACELNITYPNDP